The proteins below come from a single Psychrobacter sp. FDAARGOS_221 genomic window:
- a CDS encoding DUF2147 domain-containing protein: MKRITTLLATATLTGLLSTAAMAASLNNTQWQSVDDKTGEKKAVIKMTEKNGVVTGTIVKVNDSSKAKEVCSKCSGALKNKPIVGLPILTNLKADGNNKWSGGDLVDPESGKVYGGTVNLANDGKTLKLTGNVKGMPFLKRSQTWKRVN; this comes from the coding sequence ATGAAACGTATCACTACATTATTAGCAACTGCAACGTTAACAGGTCTTTTGTCAACTGCAGCTATGGCGGCTTCACTTAACAATACACAGTGGCAGTCAGTCGATGATAAAACCGGTGAGAAAAAAGCAGTTATCAAAATGACTGAGAAAAACGGTGTTGTTACTGGCACTATCGTCAAAGTCAATGATTCATCAAAAGCAAAAGAAGTTTGTTCAAAATGCTCAGGCGCATTAAAGAATAAACCAATTGTAGGTCTGCCAATTTTAACCAACCTAAAAGCAGATGGTAACAATAAATGGTCAGGTGGTGACTTGGTTGATCCAGAAAGTGGTAAAGTATATGGCGGTACAGTTAACCTAGCTAATGACGGTAAAACATTAAAGCTAACAGGTAACGTAAAAGGTATGCCTTTCTTGAAGCGTAGCCAAACTTGGAAACGTGTTAACTAA
- a CDS encoding N-acetylmuramoyl-L-alanine amidase: MTTPNRTFCAHTLATLRPLSLACGFVLALAGCTTTSPFIIDNKSYHSQGQEQRIKFIVLHYTVGNNERSLKQLTEGNVSVHYLIMDHQDDKIYQLVDDDKRAWHAGKGAFANRTMLNDTSIGIEIVNPGIKPEYRQVLRQTDAEYYAYEHYMDFEEVQIEKVAYLVDKLAKQYDIDPTHIIGHSDMAPSRKIDPGAKFPWEKLHKEYGIGAWYDEFDKSYIMNSGEYETASIQDIKQLFRDYGYDINDTDEWDKSSRNVIYAFQLHFRPQQPTGNMDSETYAILRALNAKYVDRD, translated from the coding sequence ATGACTACACCTAATCGTACTTTCTGTGCGCACACGCTTGCGACATTACGCCCATTATCTCTTGCTTGCGGCTTCGTCTTGGCACTTGCCGGCTGTACCACGACATCGCCCTTTATCATCGATAATAAAAGTTATCACTCACAAGGTCAGGAACAACGTATTAAGTTTATCGTGCTTCATTACACGGTCGGTAATAACGAGCGATCATTGAAACAACTAACCGAGGGAAATGTTAGCGTTCACTACTTAATCATGGATCACCAAGACGACAAGATTTATCAGTTGGTTGATGATGACAAACGGGCATGGCATGCTGGTAAAGGCGCTTTTGCTAATAGAACCATGCTCAACGATACCTCAATCGGCATCGAGATTGTCAACCCTGGCATTAAGCCTGAATACAGACAAGTATTACGCCAAACCGATGCAGAATATTATGCTTACGAGCACTACATGGACTTTGAAGAGGTTCAAATTGAAAAAGTCGCCTACCTTGTAGATAAGCTGGCTAAGCAATATGATATTGACCCAACCCATATTATTGGCCACTCTGATATGGCTCCTTCTAGAAAAATTGATCCTGGCGCCAAATTCCCATGGGAAAAACTACATAAAGAGTATGGTATCGGTGCTTGGTACGATGAGTTCGATAAATCTTATATCATGAATTCTGGAGAGTATGAGACGGCAAGCATTCAAGATATCAAGCAACTATTTCGCGACTATGGTTACGATATCAATGACACAGATGAGTGGGATAAGTCTAGCCGCAATGTGATTTATGCCTTTCAATTACACTTTAGACCACAGCAGCCTACCGGGAATATGGACTCAGAAACCTACGCCATTTTAAGAGCGCTTAATGCGAAATATGTAGATCGAGATTAG